GTACTGCTATCAAGGATGACACTGGTGTCACAGATGGTGGGCGAGTGCTTGCCGTCTGCGCTTCTGCCTCCTCCCTGCGTGGAGCTGTCGATCTCGCATACCAAGGAGTCGACCAAGTTGACTTCTCCGGCAAGACTTACCGACGAGACATCGCCTACCGAGCTCTCGCTGCCGAGCCTGTCCCCGCTACATCAGTTCCCAACACTGGCGGTCTCACTTATGCTGCTGCTGGTGTTGATGTCGACGCTGGTAATGACCTCGTCGATATGATCAAGCCCGTCGTCAAGGCGACTCGTCGACCGGGCGCTGATTCCGTCATTGGTGGATTTGGTGGTGCGTTCGACCTGTCCGCTGCCGGTTATGCGGACcccatcctcgtctccgGTACCGACGGTGTCGGAACAAAGCTCCGTGTCGCTCTTGACTTTGGCAAACATTCGACTGTCGGTATCGACCTCGTCGCGATGAGTGTCAACGATTTGATCGTCCAGGGCGCTGAACCTCTTTACTTCCTCGATTATTATGCCTGTTCCAAGCTTGATGTCCCTGTGGCCGCGGACGTCATCACTGGCATCGCTGAAGGATGTCTCCAAGCGGGATGTGCTTTGATCGGTGGCGAGACTGCTGAGATGCCGGGAATGTACCATGCGGACGATTACGATCTTGCTGGATTTGCCGTTGGTGCCGTCGAGCGAAGTCAGATCTTGCCTACTCCCGATATCAAGGCTGGCGACGCAATCATCGGTCTTACTGCTTCTGGACCTCATTCCAACGGTTTCTCCCTCATTCGAAAGATAATCTCCCTCGCCAACCTCTCACTACATGAGACCGCACCTTGGGACACTTCTTCCACCGTCGGTGATTCTCTCTTAACACCCACAAAAGTCTATATCAAACCTCTGTTACCTGGTATCAAGACGGGTCTCTTCAAGGGCATGTCACATATCACCGGAGGTGGATTCACCGAGAACATCCCTAGAATCTTCGATTCATCAAGTACTCTCGGTGTCAAGATTGATCTGACGACATACCAATTACCGGGATTGTGGAGATGGTTGATGAAGGCAGGAGGTGtggaggcgaaggagatggtcaGGACCTTCAACTGTGGTGTGGGTATGGTGATCATCGTGGCGCAAGAAAAGGTCGAAGCTGCTCTGACGAGCATCACGGAGAACGGGGAGGAGGCATTTGTCATTGGTCAGATTCAAGAGGGCAAAGGTGTAGAGTATGTTGGGTTGGAAAGCTTTGGTCAATAGTCCAAGTGCAGGTCTGTAGATGTAGATGTAGAAGGCTTGTGGTTTGGGACGTTTTTTGTGAACATATGCATCATTTGTGGCTTTGGACGTCTCATGAGTGTAGTATGTATGAGTGGTCGTGCGAGAGAGCGATGTTCAGACCttggaggggagaaggtaGAAGAGCTCAGCacaagagaaggagaaggggggTGGTGGTCATAACGCCGAGATTTCCCGGTActgggaggagaggacgggatcaaatctGAGTATGTTGAATCGTTCATTCAAAAGCTCTCTGTCGTTGAAATCAATCGTCTAAGCTGCCGTTATTCTCTCTCCCTATTTCTGCATCATCACTACAGATCATTTGACTCGCTCTTTGACCCCTCTCGCCGAAGCAATCTATCTGGCACGATGTCACAGGCTCACAGACCGACATGGAATCCCACCCAAGGACGCGAGACCAAAGCTGGTTCTCAACAAATCTCCAAGCTCTCCCTGGCGGCACATACCAAATTGAAATTCCGTCAACCGGGTCAGACCAACACCTCTGACGTCCTCCGTCGCGATCTGAAAGCGGAACTACTTGCTGCTGAACGTGCCGcgttggagaagaagagaaagcaaCAGGGTTTGCCGCCCTTAACACCCGTTTCGGAAGATACGTTACGTATCGGCGGCGCTGGTGATGGTGCCGGAGGTCAggatgggaatggggaggatgaggagggtagagcgaagagaagaaaggttTTGGAAGAAGCGGCGGAATTGGAtaaagatgatgagagtgatgatgatcaagtcaacgggaatgggaatggcaAGGTTGATAAAGGCAAAGGAAAGGCTGTGagcggaggagatgatgacgatgatgatgacgatgaggacgacgacgagtgAGTTCCCTGTTCGGGCTTAGACTCACCCTGTGCTCGTTGGAAAATATGCATAGCTGACGAGGAGTACCCACTCTAGCGATTCCGACtcagacgacgaggatgatacTGCCGCACTGATGGCAGAGCTGGCAAAGATCAAGCAGGAGcgagcagaggagaaggcgagatTGGTATGTGTCAAGACTTGAGTTCCGACCCACCTCCCTACGAGTCACCAGATCCATCATGTCGACATCCTTCAGAACATTGCCTCTCCTCGGCCAGCTAATGATCGTACATCGTTACCACTCGCTAATCATACTATCACACCCGcaggaagcggaagcgTCTGCCTCGGAAGCTATATCACGCGAATCAGAAATCGCTACCGGAAACCCATTACTCAATCTCCAAGCTGCACTCGGTCAATCTCCAGGTACACCAGCATCCACGACGACTTCTACCGCCTCGACCTTTGCTgtcaagagaagatgggacgatgatctgatcttcaAGAATCAGGCTGTCGGCCATGATGATAAGCCCAAGAAGGGAGAATTTGTCAATGATCTATTGCGAAGTGAATTCCACAAGAAATTCATGCACAAGTGAGTTGATCTCTTCTTTGCCATGAGTGGGCGTTCCATGTAAGGTGAAGGGGTtgtggaggtggtcgatGATTGAGCGAAAATAAGAGACAAGATGGAAAGACGTGCAGATATGACCGCTGATACCTTGTCAACAGGTTCATCAAGTAGTGCTGCGAATCAACCGACCCGCTGTCTTTGTACATTGTCATTGTCATTGCCATTGTCATGCATATATATATTACAACTCACCATTGGTCCATTCTTGCCTGACCGTACGTATGATACACCTACTGTGAACATACGACGGGAGCAATTCCCTCACAGTCAGGGGGTCAGAACgcggagagaagagagggtcGTAGATAGCGGTTCAGCATCGTCTTTTCCAATAATCTCTGATCATGATTTTCCAatatcaacaacaacgagtCCGAGGTCGGATTTCTGACTCTACCCATACGAAACTACCCTTTCATCCCCATATTTTCTTTGCCCatctcttgctcttctcttctctgcccCAACCAGCCAGCCAGCTAGACCTTGCATTGTCGCTTGTGATccgaaagaaaggaagCTTGAACCCACACAACATGCTCTCCGCTCTTCGTCGTACGGCTACCACCGGAGCTTTCCGTCATGTCGCCGTTCCTGCTCGAACTCAGGCTTTGAGGTTCTCAGCAGTGCGATTCGTCTCTAGTGAGCATGCAAGCCCTCGTAGTCGGCGAAAGGATATATATCACTGACGTTCCTGCAACTCTGTATCTATCTCTTGCCCGTTGTTCCACGTTCCGCTGCTCTCTGTTCCCTTGACTTTGTTGATCCGGCTTATCACCCAACCCGACTTCCCATATCAACTGATTGTCCCATTGCTCATTCGTGCTACATTTGACCACTCTAACACCCATGACATCCACTCGCACTCTCTACTCTCCGCCCCTGTCCCTCTCCCGCCCTCCCAACCCTGCGATATGCAGCTCGATACACGACCGACCACGAATGGGTCGCCTTCGACTCCAACACCAACATCGGGACCGTCGGAATCACAGATTACGCCCAGAAGGCATTGGGAGATGTCGTCTTTGTGGAACTTCCTGCTCACGGGAGTGAGATTGCGcaaggtggtgagtggtgttCTGTGTTCCGAACTTTATACCTGATGTGTGGGCGAATATGGATCGGAGGACCGTTGGTTATCGTCTGGGAAAGGTCTGGTGGGGAGATTTGGACTCGGACAAATTGCAGTTCAACGACGTATGGTCATCTTTACGGACCATTCCCCTATCACTTCGGAACATCGCGCCTCAGACATTTGGAGGATCACCCAGACCCAGAAAGAGAACGGACTCGGACAACACTGCAATACTGGGAATCGAGAATCGATACTGACCTATCTCTACCCCATGCGCAGACTCGATCGGCGCCGTCGAGTCCGTCAAAGCCGCTTCTGACATCTACGCCCCCGTATCCGgtatcatcgacgagatcaacgaGACGCTCGCAGACCAACCAGGTCTCCTGAACAAGGCCCCTCAgggcgatggtgagtgccTGTCATCCAGCTCACATCACACTTCGCAGACagtctttcctttcctttcctttccttgGTTTTGtgttttttttttgttttttttttcaTTCTCCGTCATACATTGTTGGCTCTCTTAGACTTCCTGCTGTATTCATTTGGAAAGTGATTatggatggatgaatgGAGATCATCTGTCCTCTCTGTTTccccctctttcctctcatctcttaCGCCAGACGCATTCCCCAGGACAATGCTGATCCATCTTTTCGCCCAGGCTGGCTCTGCAAGGTCAAGCTTTCCGATCCTGCAGAGTTCGAGGCTCTTCTCAACGCCGATGCCTATAAGGCTCACTGCGAAGGCGCATAGACGGGCAGCAGGCCTGGGTCATGAGTAATAGTTGATAGGTACTTGGTCATGCGATACTTCCTATGCAGGTCTCTTTGAATACACTCAGCACCAGGaccttccccctcttcaTCCGGAGAAGTGATCTACTGACGGGTACGCGTGTCGCCCGAGCTGAATGGGCTGAGTTACCGTACATATCCCGTCTATCTATGATATGTTGTCTCACAAACTGAGAAATGCCTATCTACCCTCTGATTGAAACGATACCAATAGTCTTATTACACTGTATATCTGCCCATCACAAACAACCAGTAGGTCCCGATCCCACATAATCCTTGCCCAGTAACTCTGGTGCAGGtctcactcctctctcactgCCAGGTGGAAATGACATCAGCGTCCATACCACTAAATCGTTCTGTTCAGCAACAAAAGGTGAACTTACATCTCGTCCACTGCCTTGGACAGATCATAGTTTATCTCGTCGCTCACTACCGAGTCTTTCTTGTATGCTGGATGGGAAGTGATGAAGTCCCTTATCCATGTCGCCGGGGTAACCAGTTGACCTATAATTCCATGTCTCGTCAGCTCTATAGGTCGCAATTCCAGGTCGGTTCGAGtatctcactcacccttcgcTCTATATTTGATCAGATCCAGATATCTTCGTATATCACACTTTGTACACACGTCCACATTTAGAGAGTTCAAATATGCGTTCACAACACCCATCAGTCCAGGGAAACTGCCGCTATCTCCATTgacgatctcgtccaagGTCATCTCCGCAGCCTCGTCGCCAGCCTCCATCTCAATCGGCGTGCTGcatgtcgaagatgatTCTGATATATCGCGATCATGGGACGTTTGTGGCACATCTCCGCCGTTAATATCGCCGTTGGGCGAATGATTGACCGCGGCGGATTGATTTCGGCTGTGAGTCTGGGAAGtcggcgatgaagagggaggagatacGGGTCGAGATGCAAGGTCGAATCGGGCGGGAGAACGGTCGAGAGGGAAGACATTGCGTCGGAAGAAAAATTTGTTGGCAACAGCAGCATTACGTTGTTGAGCTACTTGCATGTTCTCATCGACCTGGGACGAAGCATCAGCAAGTCGTACCCGCGGATTCTCGGCAGAcaccgactcaccttggatATAGGCATGTAGAAGTtgagatcgaagctgatgatAGCTCGGGTAAGAAGCACGATGAAGATTGAGAACGCGGCGTTCTCAAAGTCCGTCATCTGAACTTCCATACTCCTGAATTCGACCCTCCAACCGATAGGTGAGTTGACCGGCGGAGGCTTGAACCGGATGGTCTGCCAATTGGTTGATTGGATGTTCTCGAAGTGATCCATTGATCCGACATCATCTTGGTCAATCGTTTCTGAGAACTGGACGAGAGGGTCTCGGATAAACAGATGTCCGATGTGACTAGCCAGTTTGTCGTCGAGACCTTTACGGCAGCTTCTGTCAGTTTACAGTGCCAGGAACCCAGTAGATTGACTCACCATGCTCGATCAGGCGCTTCCTG
This sequence is a window from Kwoniella newhampshirensis strain CBS 13917 chromosome 5, whole genome shotgun sequence. Protein-coding genes within it:
- a CDS encoding phosphoribosylamine-glycine ligase; translation: MASELTAFPAPASDLSVLLLGAGGREHALAFKLAQSKRVAKIFVCPGNGGTALMGGKVSNLSLPWGAPPAFSTIVEWAKFNSINLVVPGPEQPLVDGVELAFRNVGIPVFGPSPSAALLEGSKSLSKEFMARHVIPTAQFRSFISTQYDEAVEYVNSNPFASGRVVIKASGLAAGKGVLIPETTAEAVEALKSVMVDKDFGDAGDEVVVEEYLTGPEISVLAFSDGYTIVPMPAAQDHKRIGEGDTGLNTGGMGAYAPAPVATKEIMESCLKDALEPTIKGMRLDGYPFVGMLFTGFMITPEGPKVLEYNVRFGDPETQALMLLLDDETDLAEVMLACVERRLDSVKLGYKEGYAVSVVLASEGYPGSYPKGVAMTINPEMPSGVQVFHAGTAIKDDTGVTDGGRVLAVCASASSLRGAVDLAYQGVDQVDFSGKTYRRDIAYRALAAEPVPATSVPNTGGLTYAAAGVDVDAGNDLVDMIKPVVKATRRPGADSVIGGFGGAFDLSAAGYADPILVSGTDGVGTKLRVALDFGKHSTVGIDLVAMSVNDLIVQGAEPLYFLDYYACSKLDVPVAADVITGIAEGCLQAGCALIGGETAEMPGMYHADDYDLAGFAVGAVERSQILPTPDIKAGDAIIGLTASGPHSNGFSLIRKIISLANLSLHETAPWDTSSTVGDSLLTPTKVYIKPLLPGIKTGLFKGMSHITGGGFTENIPRIFDSSSTLGVKIDLTTYQLPGLWRWLMKAGGVEAKEMVRTFNCGVGMVIIVAQEKVEAALTSITENGEEAFVIGQIQEGKGVEYVGLESFGQ
- a CDS encoding glycine cleavage system H protein, whose protein sequence is MLSALRRTATTGAFRHVAVPARTQALRFSAVRFVSTRYTTDHEWVAFDSNTNIGTVGITDYAQKALGDVVFVELPAHGSEIAQGDSIGAVESVKAASDIYAPVSGIIDEINETLADQPGLLNKAPQGDGWLCKVKLSDPAEFEALLNADAYKAHCEGA